The sequence ACGATAGCACTGTCGTTCAGAAAGATACGCTCCAGGGATGGATAACGAATCTTGAAATTATGGGAGTAATCGTAGATTTAAATATTGATATTTTTAATATACCATCTAGCGGAAAGAAGATATTAAACCGTGTCGGAAAATATGCGGTAGTTACTTTTGCAAGAAATATATTTTCTACAAGGCAGATTGTGGCGAAGAGAATGCTGGATATTGCAGGAAGTCTTGTAGGGATGATTGTACTTGCCATAGCAACAGTCTTTGTAGCACCGGCTATCAAGCTGAATTCTTCAGGTCCCGTTTTTTTTGGCCAGACACGAGTTGGCAAAAATGGAAGGAAGTTTACCTTTTACAAATTTCGCTCTATGTATCAGGATGCGGAACAAAGAAAAAAAGAGCTGATGAAGAAGAATGAAGTAAAAGGTCTCATGTTTAAGATGGAAGATGATCCCCGAATAACGAAGGTAGGAAAATTCCTGCGGAACACCAGCATTGATGAACTGCCTCAGTTCTGGAATGTCTTGCGTGGCGACATGAGTCTTGTAGGGACTAGGCCGCCGACCGTGGATGAGTTTGAGCGTTATGAGGTAAAGCACAAATGTCGGCTGAGTATGACGCCGGGACTTACCGGCTTATGGCAGATCAGTGGACGCAGTAACATCAAGGACTTTGATGAGGTCGTAAAATTGGATATGCAGTACATAGATAATTGGTCAATATTGAAAGATATTAAGATATTGATTTTAACAGTCTGGGTAGTCTTAACAAGAAAGGGGTCCAGATGATTGATATTTATTAAATGAATCAGGAGATGCTAAGAGGAGAAGACATGGAAAACAATATGTATGAGCAGGAAATTGACTTAAAGGATTTGATATTCGCTGTATTCAGAAAGTGGAGACTGATTTTATTTATAGCAATCATTCTCGCTTTCTTATCAGGTGGATATAAATGTGTCAAAGAGCTCATGAATCATCAGGACGAAGAGTATAGTTCGGAATTGAAAGCGCGGTATGACAGCGATGTGGAGCAGTATGAGCAAGCCAAAAGCGGATATGAATGGAATATCGAGAAGCTTACTGCGAGTATAGATTATCAGGAGCAATATAGGGAAAATTCCATTCTCATGAAAGTGGACCCATACAATGAAGCGGCTGCTGCGGTAGATATTTTCATTCAGGTACCGGAACTTCCTCAAGAGAATGGAATCACTATAATGCCTGTTGACCCTGCAGATGGAATTGTTAAGGCGTATGCATCTGGGATTGTGCAAGGGACGGTTTTGAAGAGTGTGTCAAAACAGACCGGAATAGATTTGCTGTATTTAAAAGAAATGGTTAAGGTCACAACGGATTATGACGGCAATATGCTGAATGTTAGTGTTATCTATACTGACGAAGAAGGTGCGGAAGAGATATTAGAGGGATTGCTGGACTTAATTGAATCTTCATATACGGAAATCCAGACTAATCTTGGTCAGCATACTATTGCAATTATGAATCAGGATATTGGTACTGTAGTAGATCAGTCTCTGGTCGATTACCAGAAGAAAAAATTGACTGATTTAACAGAAACAAAGGAAAATCTTGATGAGGCGGAAAAGGCACTAAAAGAGTTAAAGGAACCGGAACAGCCTGTAGCCTTGTCTAAACGATCTACGCTGAAGGCGGGAATAAAATATGGTGTTTTTGGCGGATTCCTTGGAGCTTTCTTGATAGTATTTGGTGTTTGTGTGGTATTCGTAATGAGCGGAAGGCTAAATGTGGATGGCGATTTAAAAGGGCGTTTCCGTTTGAGATTTTTAGGTGGTTTTACAGATAAGAAAGAAAAGAAAGTCTTTTCTGGAGTTGATGCCTGGCTGGACAGGTTGGAAGGAAAGGAGTATGTAACTGACGAAGTTGTCTTTGATATGCTTGCTGCTAACCTGGGGAATATGGCGAATAAAGGGACTTCCGTAATATTTACCGGAACTGTATCGGACGAGGCTTTAAGTGATCTGGTAGAAAAACTTCGAGATAGGCTGCCTGAACTTCGCTTAGAATATGCTGCGGATATGACCAGGAATGCGTCGACTTTGCTCAAAATTCCTGAAATCGATGAAATCATTCTGGTAGAGATGCGGAAAGTATCCCGCTACAGAGAGATTGAAAAGGAAATTGAAATGGTTTCAAATCTGAAAAGAGATTTTATGGGGTATATTGTACTGGCTTCTGATGCTGGGGTTGAGAGAGGTTAGTGGTTGTACATAAATCCTGACAGTTATAAGGTTATTTATGACATAGGTCATAGACAAGTGGTATTGTCTGTGGCCTATGATAAATTTATCATAAAAATTATAATGACCTGGGCGGTATGCGCTCCCGCCAAATATAATGAAAGTCATGATTGTCCATTGCTTGACATAAGCGCTCAACAATGATCTGAATTCAATTGTTTTGCTTGGAGCTGTTAAGGTTTTGTAGACACGAAATTAAACGGAATATTTTGATCTTTAAATTGAGCCGGAGTTATATATCAGAGCAGAATGAATTCACTTAGTATTATGATATAATTCAATGTATTTAAAAATATCATATTGAGCTTGTTCAGGAGTCTCATAACGAGCACCTTGAATAAGCTCTCTTTTTATGGTTCTATAAAACGATTCCATGAGAGCATTATCATAGGGATACGGAAATACAACAAAGAATAGTATAAAAAAGTATCCCTTTGAGGGAGGGAGTTTTATGATCGAATCTAGAAGATTATCTTACATTGATATAGCAAAAGGAATTGGAATGATATGCGTTATTCTTGGACATATGGAAATAGATAAGATAAATACAATAGTATTTAGTTTTCATATGCCTTTATTTTATATAATAAATGGGTACTTTATAAAGAAAAGCGATTATAGCGTATTTATATTGAAAAAGGCTAAAACCTTATTAGTACCGTATTTGTTTACAGGTTTGTGCATCGTTGTGTTTGAGGTTTTTAAAGATTTATGTCGTTGTATATATGATAGGATTCCGTTTGACATATCAAGTTGGATTTACGCTATATTATATGGTAGTGGAAGTAATTATAGTTCGCCTTTTTTTATAAAGTCAATTGGTGCTTTATGGTTCTTACTGGCTTTGTTTTTAGCATTTATCATTTATAATTACATAATTGATAAGAAATACTTTTGGATTTATGTATTCTTTTTATTATGGGGTATATGACCACAAAGTATATTTATCTACCATGGAGTATTCAATCAACTATCGTAGCGGTTATCTTTATCTATTTAGGGAGTTTAGCCAAACAAAAGGATATCTTTGTTAATAATTTTATTGTTATTATTGAATTTAATAGCATGGTGTATTTGCATATATCTTGATAAAGGAAGGTTTTATTTAGTAGGAAATTATTTTACAAATATACCTATTGACAGTGGAAAGTATTCACTTGTGGTCTTGTACTTTATTTGATTGAATTAAATACATTTCCATGGGAGAGACTTTTAAATGTCTTAAATATATATAACATTTATTTAAGGACCATAATATTGTTTGGGATGAAATTGGGCTGGAGTATTATGGAGGGATTATACTAGTCTTGAATGTTCCATCATTAAAGAAAATCTTTAACATTAATGAAAAGACTACTAACAAGATTGGTCGCTTACAGAGCAATCGCAGGCACAACCATATACACTAAGATTAAGATGGCCAAAGCGTATACTTTTAACATTCATAAATATT is a genomic window of Lacrimispora sphenoides containing:
- a CDS encoding sugar transferase — its product is MYQKKKAMENFLILIIDILAVWISIGIAFGIRYGMLYGRYNHIDQLWQILLISLLYGLINSLTDFNNHFFRRGYFEEFAAVIRNQAIFSVSWVVILFLIHRSSELSRLVFGYFIIINVGLTFAFRTIFKQFMTKVYKASKYSNRLLIVTTSSQIETIIENLVEYNEWNRTLVGIVLTDKSQVGEAVCGLPIVADMDSLLDYVVHHDVDEVFINDSTVVQKDTLQGWITNLEIMGVIVDLNIDIFNIPSSGKKILNRVGKYAVVTFARNIFSTRQIVAKRMLDIAGSLVGMIVLAIATVFVAPAIKLNSSGPVFFGQTRVGKNGRKFTFYKFRSMYQDAEQRKKELMKKNEVKGLMFKMEDDPRITKVGKFLRNTSIDELPQFWNVLRGDMSLVGTRPPTVDEFERYEVKHKCRLSMTPGLTGLWQISGRSNIKDFDEVVKLDMQYIDNWSILKDIKILILTVWVVLTRKGSR
- a CDS encoding acyltransferase family protein, translating into MIESRRLSYIDIAKGIGMICVILGHMEIDKINTIVFSFHMPLFYIINGYFIKKSDYSVFILKKAKTLLVPYLFTGLCIVVFEVFKDLCRCIYDRIPFDISSWIYAILYGSGSNYSSPFFIKSIGALWFLLALFLAFIIYNYIIDKKYFWIYVFFLLWGI